One region of Rhineura floridana isolate rRhiFlo1 chromosome 20, rRhiFlo1.hap2, whole genome shotgun sequence genomic DNA includes:
- the LRRC26 gene encoding leucine-rich repeat-containing protein 26, with protein MAWCGGSQSLPLPATGSRVPGSSWLWTLGIPVVLLLLPPPPSSACPDVCSCSTGEVNCMEHRLRFVPENLPANATTILLDYNRIAALRKRTFVAQYALHHLSLRSNILGSIHCQALAGLSELRELDLSGNYLSILQLETFLPVPGLTTLNLGNNKLLRLEPELLGALPHLQTLYVHGNALVLLSADFFNNLPSLQHLRLDDNPWGCSCTIQPLFQWLTDNMDKVSDVNSVSCKRPAYLTQYPIAAIGNDSFAHCWEPWLRGQDYTFFLLIGPSTFLASICMCILVGSLVVAHTKIAKVSSIRPGALARRAEHRPPH; from the exons ATGGCTTGGTGTGGTGGGAGCCAGAGCCTCCCTTTGCCAGCCACAGGCTCCAGAGTTCCCGGCAGCAGTTGGCTTTGGACCCTTGGAATCCCTGTggttctccttctccttccaccaccaccctcctctGCCTGTCCAGATGTTTGCAGCTGTTCCACTGGAGAAGTCAACTGCATGGAGCACAGGCTGCGGTTTGTGCCTGAGAATCTGCCAGCCAATGCCACCACCatcctgctggactacaaccgCATTGCTGCCCTCCGGAAGCGCACCTTTGTAGCACAGTATGCCTTGCACCACTTGAGCCTTCGCAGCAACATCCTTGGGAGTATCCACTGCCAGGCCCTGGCTGGCCTCAGCGAGCTGCGGGAGCTGGACCTGAGTGGGAACTACCTGAGTATCCTGCAGCTGGAGACCTTTCTCCCTGTGCCAGGTCTGACAACACTAAATCTGGGGAACAACAAGCTCCTAAGGCTAGAACCAGAGCTTCTAGGGGCCTTGCCCCATCTCCAGACTCTGTACGTACATGGCAACGCGCTGGTCTTGCTCTCGGCTGACTTCTTCAACAACCTGCCCTCCTTGCAGCACCTCAGACTTGATGACAACCCCTGGGGGTGTTCCTGCACAATCCAGCCGCTCTTTCAGTGGCTCACTGACAACATGGACAAAGTCTCAG ACGTGAACTCAGTCTCTTGCAAACGGCCAGCATACCTCACCCAATATCCCATTGCTGCCATTGGGAATGACTCTTTTGCTCACTGTTGGGAGCCCTGGCTGCGTGGACAGGATTATAcctttttcctgcttattggccCATCTACCTTCCTAGCCAGCATCTGTATGTGCATCCTTGTTGGCTCGCTAGTGGTGGCCCACACAAAGATTGCAAAGGTGTCATCTATTCGTCCAGGTGCCTTGGCAAGGCGTGCAGAGCACCGTCCTCCTCACTAG